One genomic region from Candidatus Defluviilinea gracilis encodes:
- a CDS encoding CBS domain-containing protein, which translates to MLVGERMSRPVIMVSPDAPINDVLAMFRKEHIRRAPVVKDGRLVGIVSQTDLLNASPSPVTTLSVWEMNYLLSKVTVSRVMSKKVRTVSVSTPIEEAARIMADSKIGGLPVMNDGKLVGIITETDLFKIFLEMMGARQKATRITATIPDKRGTLGKLTKAVANAGGNIISLGMFAGPDADSKVVTFKVIGMKKDAIRRELGKFVKKFWDIRIS; encoded by the coding sequence ATGTTAGTCGGTGAACGAATGTCTCGCCCTGTGATTATGGTCTCGCCGGACGCGCCCATCAATGATGTGCTTGCGATGTTTCGCAAAGAACACATCCGTCGCGCGCCGGTGGTCAAGGATGGAAGGCTGGTTGGCATCGTTTCGCAAACGGACTTGCTGAACGCCTCGCCGTCCCCGGTCACCACGCTGAGCGTGTGGGAGATGAACTATCTACTGAGCAAAGTAACGGTCAGCCGCGTGATGAGCAAAAAGGTGCGCACGGTGAGCGTAAGCACGCCCATCGAAGAAGCCGCCCGCATCATGGCAGACTCGAAGATCGGCGGCTTGCCGGTGATGAACGACGGCAAGTTGGTCGGCATTATCACCGAAACCGATTTGTTCAAAATTTTCCTCGAGATGATGGGCGCGCGCCAGAAAGCCACGCGCATCACCGCGACCATCCCCGACAAGCGCGGCACGCTGGGGAAGCTGACCAAAGCAGTGGCGAACGCGGGAGGAAATATTATCTCGCTCGGCATGTTTGCGGGTCCCGACGCCGATTCCAAAGTGGTCACCTTCAAAGTGATCGGCATGAAGAAAGACGCCATTCGCCGCGAACTGGGGAAGTTTGTGAAAAAGTTTTGGGATATTCGGATCAGTTAA
- a CDS encoding rRNA pseudouridine synthase translates to MQERLQKILAQAGYGSRRACEDFITAGRVRVNGQIASLGGKADSAVDRITVDGKPIAAAERLTYIALYKPRNVLSTVEKEREDDRKTVRELVDAPGHLYPVGRLDFESEGLVLMTNDGDLTNRLTHPRFGHEKEYRVLLARRPDEKQLEAWKRGVILEDGYKTQPVNARYETGQGKGAWVRVVMGEGRKRQIRETCKQLGLPVVKILRIRIGELRLGNLKPGQWRALDPREVAELKGNSPARRTNRR, encoded by the coding sequence ATGCAGGAACGCCTTCAAAAAATATTAGCGCAGGCTGGATACGGATCGCGCCGCGCCTGCGAGGACTTCATCACCGCGGGACGTGTCCGCGTCAACGGACAGATCGCTTCTCTCGGCGGGAAGGCTGATTCGGCTGTGGACAGGATTACCGTCGATGGAAAACCCATCGCCGCCGCCGAGCGATTAACGTACATCGCTTTGTACAAGCCGCGCAATGTGCTATCCACAGTGGAAAAGGAGAGGGAAGACGATCGGAAGACCGTGCGCGAATTGGTGGATGCGCCAGGACATCTCTACCCTGTCGGCAGGTTGGATTTTGAAAGCGAAGGTCTCGTGTTGATGACCAACGATGGCGACCTAACCAACCGCCTCACACACCCGCGTTTTGGACACGAGAAAGAATACCGCGTCCTGTTGGCGCGGCGTCCGGACGAGAAACAACTCGAAGCGTGGAAGCGAGGCGTCATTCTCGAAGATGGATACAAGACCCAGCCGGTCAACGCCCGCTATGAGACCGGTCAAGGAAAAGGCGCGTGGGTGCGCGTGGTGATGGGCGAGGGCAGAAAGCGGCAGATCCGCGAAACCTGCAAGCAGTTGGGCTTGCCGGTGGTGAAAATTTTACGCATCCGCATTGGCGAACTGCGGCTCGGAAATCTCAAACCCGGACAATGGCGCGCGCTTGATCCGCGCGAGGTGGCAGAATTGAAGGGAAACTCTCCCGCAAGAAGAACAAACCGGCGTTGA
- a CDS encoding MBOAT family protein gives MLFNSFHFLVFFPVVTTLYFLLPHRFRWGLLLTASCYFYMAFIPKYILILFVTITVDYFAGIGLETTQGNKKKWILLASILANVGMLGFFKYFNFANENIAALANFIDWNYPIENLSIILPIGLSFHTFQSLSYTIEVYRGHQKAERHYGYLALYVLFYPQLVAGPIERPQNILHQLHEEHRFEYQRVADGLKWMAWGMFKKVVIADRMALFVNPIYDSPTSHEDPALVFATLAFAIQIYCDFSGYSDIAFGSAQVMGIRLMKNFQHPYFAKSISEFWRRWHISLSTWFRDYVYIPLGGNRSGARRTAINLFITFLLSGLWHGANWTFVIWGALHGVYIILNHWIEPRWTQLGDSGFAKRFSSLHNGLSLLSTFGLVCFAWIFFRASTLPDALYIVTHLFSGWSGFVRQTSSLAQEVIHSGFWVFVNGLFASLNDLTELTRSEITLSALALILLLYIETKQHRGDFLAQFNLKQPAIRYIGYSLLIVIILALGTLYTGVEQAFIYFQF, from the coding sequence ATGCTCTTTAACTCGTTCCATTTTCTTGTATTCTTCCCTGTAGTAACAACTTTATATTTTCTCCTCCCCCATCGTTTCCGTTGGGGGTTATTGCTTACGGCGAGTTGTTATTTTTACATGGCGTTCATCCCGAAATATATCCTCATCTTATTCGTCACCATCACGGTGGATTATTTCGCAGGCATCGGGCTCGAGACTACACAGGGAAATAAAAAGAAATGGATTCTGTTGGCAAGCATCCTTGCAAACGTTGGCATGTTGGGGTTCTTCAAATATTTCAACTTCGCCAATGAAAACATCGCCGCGCTGGCAAACTTCATTGACTGGAACTATCCCATCGAGAACCTTTCGATCATCCTGCCCATCGGCTTATCGTTTCACACATTCCAATCATTGAGTTACACCATCGAAGTCTATCGCGGGCACCAAAAAGCCGAACGGCATTACGGCTATCTTGCTCTGTACGTATTGTTCTATCCGCAACTTGTGGCGGGTCCCATCGAAAGACCGCAAAACATTTTGCATCAACTACACGAGGAGCATCGCTTCGAATATCAACGCGTCGCCGACGGTTTGAAATGGATGGCGTGGGGCATGTTCAAAAAAGTGGTCATCGCCGATCGTATGGCGTTGTTCGTCAACCCGATCTACGACTCGCCCACAAGTCACGAGGATCCCGCGCTAGTCTTCGCAACACTCGCATTTGCGATTCAAATTTATTGCGATTTCTCAGGCTACTCCGACATCGCCTTCGGTTCAGCGCAAGTAATGGGCATCAGGCTGATGAAAAATTTTCAACACCCATACTTTGCAAAATCGATTTCCGAATTTTGGCGGCGCTGGCACATCTCGCTCTCCACGTGGTTCCGCGATTACGTCTACATTCCGCTCGGCGGCAATCGCTCGGGCGCGCGCCGCACTGCCATCAATCTCTTCATCACATTTCTCCTCAGCGGTTTGTGGCACGGCGCCAACTGGACGTTCGTCATCTGGGGCGCGCTACATGGCGTCTACATCATTTTGAATCATTGGATCGAACCCCGCTGGACTCAATTGGGCGATTCGGGATTCGCAAAACGATTCTCCTCCCTCCACAACGGTCTCTCGCTTCTTTCCACCTTCGGGCTGGTCTGCTTTGCCTGGATCTTTTTCCGCGCTTCGACTCTCCCCGACGCGCTCTACATCGTCACCCACCTCTTCAGCGGATGGTCAGGCTTCGTACGCCAAACTTCCAGTTTGGCACAAGAGGTCATCCACTCTGGCTTTTGGGTGTTCGTAAACGGGCTTTTTGCATCCTTGAACGACCTCACCGAACTGACACGCTCAGAAATTACGTTATCGGCTCTCGCTCTCATCCTCCTGCTTTACATTGAGACCAAGCAACATCGCGGAGATTTTCTCGCGCAGTTCAATCTCAAACAACCAGCAATCCGCTATATCGGCTACTCGTTATTGATTGTCATCATTCTGGCGTTAGGAACTTTATACACTGGCGTCGAACAAGCCTTCATCTACTTCCAATTCTAA
- a CDS encoding DUF433 domain-containing protein — MAVTLTIQPLPLPLTLNKDGVARVGGTRVTLDTIVRAFARGATAEEIAQQYPSLALSDVYATISYYLQNRDEVETYLKKRTKQAQAIRQENLKRFDQSGIRERLLARKNK, encoded by the coding sequence ATGGCAGTCACATTGACCATCCAACCCCTTCCCCTCCCCCTCACCCTCAACAAGGATGGCGTAGCGCGGGTCGGCGGGACGCGGGTTACGCTGGATACGATCGTTCGAGCCTTTGCAAGGGGAGCAACTGCGGAGGAAATCGCGCAACAGTATCCGTCGCTTGCACTTTCGGATGTGTACGCGACGATCAGTTACTATCTGCAAAACCGCGATGAAGTGGAGACCTACCTCAAAAAGCGGACAAAACAGGCGCAGGCGATAAGACAGGAAAATTTAAAACGGTTCGACCAATCGGGTATCCGCGAGAGATTGTTGGCACGTAAAAATAAATAG
- a CDS encoding M20/M25/M40 family metallo-hydrolase, producing MSDFSKIDAYLEKNMDKSIAELSKLVAQPSISAQGVGLKECAAMVADMLRARGFSAEVMDTKGAPVVFGERKGKSDKTLLFYNHYDVQPPEPLELWETPPFEPSLREGKLYGRGVSDDKSHITSRLFALDALLDADGELPCNVKFIIEGEEETSSAHLHDFIRANKEKLKADACIWEFGGVDHREVPMQYLGLRGICYVELSVERLSTDVHSGLGGSIFENAAWRLVWALSTLKGPDEKIRIPGFYDDVRQPTQRDREMMDALPDVADEYKQRYGVKKFIKGLTGGTDLKMEEVFVPTCTICGLTSGYQGPGAKTVLPAKASAKVDFRLVPDQKPEDIVRKLRAHLDAQGFEDVRIDFLGGEPAARTDPDHPFVRTVVETSEEIYEFAMEIVPMIGGSGPNYPFVHDLGLPVATAGLGHPDTRAHAPNENIRLDLYLKHARHMARLLKKFAE from the coding sequence ATGTCAGACTTCAGCAAGATCGACGCCTATCTCGAAAAGAACATGGACAAAAGCATCGCCGAATTGTCCAAACTGGTGGCGCAACCCAGCATCAGCGCACAGGGTGTTGGACTCAAAGAATGCGCGGCGATGGTCGCCGACATGCTCCGCGCGCGCGGTTTTTCAGCGGAGGTCATGGATACCAAGGGCGCGCCGGTGGTGTTCGGCGAGCGGAAGGGCAAGTCGGATAAAACGCTGCTGTTCTACAACCATTACGATGTGCAACCGCCCGAACCGCTGGAACTGTGGGAGACCCCTCCCTTCGAACCTTCCTTGCGGGAGGGAAAACTTTACGGGCGCGGCGTGAGTGACGATAAATCACACATCACCTCCCGGTTGTTCGCCCTTGACGCGCTTCTCGACGCCGACGGTGAACTGCCTTGCAATGTCAAGTTCATTATCGAAGGCGAGGAGGAAACATCGAGCGCGCACTTGCATGATTTTATCCGCGCGAATAAAGAGAAACTCAAAGCCGACGCGTGTATTTGGGAATTCGGCGGCGTGGACCACCGCGAAGTGCCCATGCAATATCTCGGGTTGCGCGGCATCTGTTATGTTGAGTTATCGGTGGAGCGACTCAGCACCGATGTTCACTCCGGGTTGGGCGGCTCGATCTTCGAAAACGCGGCGTGGCGCTTGGTTTGGGCGCTATCCACGCTGAAGGGCCCCGATGAGAAGATTCGCATCCCTGGTTTTTACGACGACGTTCGACAACCCACCCAACGCGACCGCGAAATGATGGACGCGCTCCCGGATGTGGCAGATGAATACAAGCAACGCTACGGCGTGAAAAAATTCATCAAGGGGCTGACGGGCGGAACCGACCTCAAGATGGAAGAAGTCTTCGTGCCAACATGCACCATCTGTGGGTTGACGAGCGGATATCAGGGTCCCGGCGCGAAGACAGTTCTGCCCGCGAAAGCCTCCGCCAAGGTGGACTTCCGCCTCGTGCCCGACCAGAAGCCTGAGGACATCGTAAGGAAACTTCGCGCCCACCTCGACGCGCAGGGGTTTGAGGATGTGCGCATCGACTTTTTAGGCGGCGAGCCGGCCGCGCGGACCGATCCAGACCACCCCTTCGTGCGAACCGTGGTGGAAACATCCGAAGAAATATATGAATTCGCCATGGAGATCGTCCCGATGATCGGCGGCTCCGGTCCGAATTATCCGTTCGTGCATGACCTGGGTTTGCCGGTAGCAACTGCCGGGTTGGGGCATCCCGATACCCGGGCGCATGCGCCAAACGAAAATATTCGGCTGGATCTGTATCTCAAACACGCGCGGCACATGGCGCGGCTCTTGAAAAAATTTGCCGAGTAG
- a CDS encoding arylamine N-acetyltransferase: MDVQTYLHRIKYQGSIQPDYDTLRGLHIAHMRTVPFENLDVMLKRPIRIDEESLWKKIVVNERGGFCYELNGSFARLLTQIGFEITYLNGRVFNKEGQLGIEFDHLALLVRIPNSSTQWLADVGFGDSFTEPLEFENDGEQTQRLRAYRLEKVIDGFVMWQKNYDSTWERQYFFDTEPRMFPQDYEAGCLYHQTSPNTSFTQGSVVSRATDDGRVSLNDNWLTITKSGERVKRPLESQDEFQSLLKEHFGIVLQKEIA, encoded by the coding sequence ATGGACGTCCAAACATATCTACATCGAATCAAGTATCAAGGTTCCATCCAACCCGATTACGATACACTGCGCGGACTGCACATCGCGCACATGCGGACAGTCCCGTTCGAAAATTTAGACGTCATGTTGAAGCGTCCGATCCGCATTGACGAAGAGTCGCTTTGGAAAAAGATCGTCGTCAACGAGCGCGGCGGATTTTGTTATGAACTCAATGGAAGTTTCGCGCGACTGTTGACGCAGATCGGTTTTGAGATCACGTATCTGAACGGGCGCGTGTTCAATAAAGAAGGTCAACTCGGCATCGAGTTCGATCATCTTGCGCTGTTGGTGAGGATTCCCAATTCGTCCACGCAATGGCTGGCAGATGTGGGCTTCGGCGATTCGTTTACCGAGCCGCTCGAATTTGAAAATGACGGCGAGCAAACGCAGAGATTGAGAGCGTATCGGCTGGAAAAAGTTATTGACGGATTTGTCATGTGGCAGAAAAACTACGACAGCACATGGGAGCGGCAATATTTTTTCGACACCGAGCCGCGAATGTTTCCGCAAGATTACGAAGCGGGATGCCTGTATCACCAAACCTCTCCCAACACGAGTTTCACCCAAGGGAGCGTCGTCTCTCGCGCCACAGACGATGGGCGCGTGTCGCTGAACGACAATTGGCTGACGATAACAAAGAGCGGCGAGCGCGTAAAACGCCCGCTGGAATCGCAAGACGAATTTCAAAGCTTACTGAAAGAACATTTCGGAATTGTTCTGCAAAAGGAGATCGCATGA
- a CDS encoding DUF5615 family PIN-like protein translates to MLRFVSDENFNNDIVRGLLRRNPNLDIVRIQDVGLRGEEDPVILEWAANEERILLTHDAATMTNFAYERVRAELPMPGVIEVPDDLPIGTSIEDILLIAEFSNTNELKSRIVYLPL, encoded by the coding sequence ATGCTCCGCTTCGTCTCTGATGAAAATTTCAACAACGACATTGTGCGCGGCTTGCTTCGCCGAAATCCCAATTTGGATATTGTCCGCATACAAGATGTTGGATTACGAGGAGAGGAAGACCCTGTCATTTTAGAATGGGCGGCAAATGAAGAGCGGATTTTACTCACGCACGATGCCGCGACCATGACAAACTTCGCTTATGAACGCGTGCGCGCAGAGTTGCCTATGCCAGGGGTCATCGAAGTCCCCGACGACCTGCCGATTGGAACCTCGATTGAAGATATTTTGTTGATAGCAGAATTCAGCAACACGAACGAATTGAAAAGTCGCATAGTTTACCTCCCGTTGTAA
- a CDS encoding carotenoid biosynthesis protein: MNNLPSLYFISFELVIYVQFALCLLHAWKHGKANLLRLFAGILFGVLLEIATIRQLNAYEYGRFLLMVLDVPLCIGVAWGCILFSVMEFTDASSLPYFLRPVLDGLLALNIDLALDAVAIRFGFWDWGQGLDSQYFGVPYANFWAWFWVIFFFSTGYRLFSRRGDLVRAWLAPLAALIVGLLGVLGTNAFITFVVPATLRSAVVFSALIAALMLIVALRPRLNTQPVPSLTFWVPTITHLYVLIAGLISGLILDPPFLLFVGIVMTVIAFFLHRPTIRRLIS; the protein is encoded by the coding sequence ATGAACAACCTGCCCAGCCTCTATTTCATCTCATTCGAACTCGTCATCTATGTGCAATTTGCGCTATGCCTGCTTCATGCGTGGAAACACGGCAAGGCAAATCTTCTGCGCCTGTTTGCGGGCATTCTCTTTGGCGTACTACTTGAAATTGCCACGATCCGCCAATTGAACGCGTACGAGTACGGACGTTTCCTCCTTATGGTTCTCGACGTGCCTTTGTGCATCGGTGTCGCGTGGGGATGCATCCTCTTCAGCGTGATGGAATTCACCGACGCGAGCAGTCTACCCTATTTTCTGCGCCCCGTGCTAGACGGCTTACTCGCCCTCAACATTGACCTCGCGCTCGACGCCGTCGCCATCCGCTTCGGGTTTTGGGATTGGGGTCAGGGTTTGGACTCTCAATACTTCGGCGTGCCATACGCGAACTTCTGGGCGTGGTTCTGGGTCATCTTTTTCTTCTCGACGGGATACCGCCTCTTTTCTCGACGGGGAGATCTGGTTCGCGCGTGGCTGGCTCCGCTCGCCGCTTTGATCGTCGGTCTGCTCGGCGTGCTGGGGACGAACGCGTTCATCACATTCGTCGTCCCAGCGACGCTTCGTTCTGCTGTCGTCTTTAGCGCACTCATCGCCGCGCTCATGCTGATCGTCGCCCTGCGTCCGCGACTGAACACGCAACCCGTCCCCTCGTTGACGTTCTGGGTCCCGACCATCACCCACCTTTACGTGTTGATCGCGGGGCTAATCTCTGGTCTCATCCTTGACCCGCCGTTTTTGTTGTTCGTGGGAATTGTCATGACAGTCATCGCATTCTTTTTGCATCGCCCAACAATTCGGAGATTGATTTCATGA
- a CDS encoding MFS transporter, with translation MHTNPNIPLLFSTRIIRLFCYGFLSVILALYLAEAGFTETQIGLLFTLTLIGDAVISLWLTTSADRFGRKRTLLIGAVLMLSAGIGFALTKNFALLALAAIIGVISPSGNEIGPFLSVEQASLTQLISNEKRTHFFAWYNLVGSFATATGALTGGWLSQSLQLSGWTTLESYRFVLVGYALGGFILLLLFLRLSPSIEVPTQYEVRSPALSKVEGTQSTLGLHRSRNVVFKLSALFALDAFAGGFIVQSMFAFWFFVRFGVDAGTLGSIFFGANILAGISALLAVPLANKIGLINTMVFTHIPSNILLILVPLMPTLPLAIGLLLLRFSISQMDVPTRQSYTMAVVAPDERSAASGVTAIARSVGASVSPMLTGFFFGIPALLSLPFFLAGGLKIIYDLLLFREFRAVKPPEEN, from the coding sequence ATGCACACGAATCCTAATATCCCCCTCCTCTTTTCCACGCGCATCATCCGCTTGTTCTGCTACGGGTTTCTCTCCGTCATCCTCGCGCTGTATCTCGCCGAAGCAGGCTTCACCGAAACGCAGATCGGATTGCTCTTCACGCTCACCCTCATCGGCGACGCGGTCATTTCGTTGTGGCTGACCACCTCCGCAGACAGGTTCGGCAGAAAACGAACCTTGCTCATCGGCGCGGTCTTGATGCTGAGCGCGGGCATCGGCTTCGCGCTGACGAAAAACTTCGCCCTGCTCGCCCTCGCCGCAATCATCGGCGTCATCAGCCCAAGCGGGAACGAGATCGGTCCGTTTTTATCGGTGGAGCAGGCAAGTCTCACGCAATTGATCTCGAACGAAAAGCGCACGCACTTCTTCGCGTGGTACAACCTCGTCGGCTCGTTCGCCACCGCCACAGGCGCGCTCACAGGCGGATGGCTCTCGCAATCCCTGCAACTCAGCGGCTGGACGACGCTCGAATCCTATCGCTTCGTTTTAGTTGGCTACGCCCTCGGCGGCTTCATCCTCCTCCTCTTATTTCTCCGCCTCTCGCCCTCCATCGAAGTCCCTACTCAATACGAAGTACGCAGTCCTGCCCTGAGCAAGGTCGAAGGGACGCAATCCACTCTAGGTCTCCACCGTTCCCGTAACGTCGTCTTCAAACTCTCCGCCCTCTTCGCTCTCGACGCATTCGCGGGCGGCTTCATCGTGCAAAGCATGTTCGCCTTTTGGTTCTTCGTCCGCTTCGGCGTGGACGCTGGCACGCTCGGCAGTATCTTCTTCGGCGCGAACATCCTCGCGGGCATCTCGGCTCTGCTCGCCGTACCCCTCGCTAACAAGATCGGCTTGATCAACACGATGGTCTTCACGCACATCCCCTCGAACATTCTCCTGATCCTCGTGCCGTTGATGCCGACGCTTCCTCTCGCCATCGGACTCCTGCTCCTCCGCTTCAGCATTTCGCAGATGGACGTGCCGACGCGCCAATCCTACACGATGGCTGTTGTCGCCCCCGACGAGCGATCCGCCGCTTCGGGCGTCACTGCCATCGCGCGTTCCGTCGGCGCGTCCGTTTCGCCGATGCTCACAGGATTCTTTTTCGGCATCCCCGCGTTGTTGAGCCTCCCGTTCTTTTTAGCGGGCGGATTGAAGATCATCTACGACCTTCTGCTCTTCCGCGAGTTTCGGGCTGTGAAGCCGCCCGAAGAAAACTGA
- the chrA gene encoding chromate efflux transporter has protein sequence MENTETPERMPPAREVFLYFLLLGFINIGGPVAQITMMYNNMVERSHWLSKDRFVKIMGFTHMLPGPEALQLAIYVGYLKKGVLGGIIAGLTFIIPGALIMVLLSHLYVTYGNLPFVNDVLYILKPAVLGIIAAGIIKLGKAAITNVRLAAILITATLAMLFLKIDFLVILFLAGLANLLLTIRLPSLNSAMGMMPVLIGGLKGGFFTDEKWLQMVWLFLKTGLFSFGGAYASLAFLQRGAVDQFHWLTAEQLLDGVALSVATPGPFMLFTTFVGYLAGGITGAVIATFFVFLPSFVFVLLGARYIEQVQNNRSVQAFLAGISAGVVGVILVVSFDLIPSAVVGASSVIIALLAFALITFFKADVAKVALGTIIAGIIYAALQYI, from the coding sequence ATGGAAAACACGGAAACACCCGAAAGAATGCCTCCCGCGCGCGAGGTGTTTCTATATTTTCTGCTGTTGGGCTTCATCAACATCGGCGGACCCGTCGCGCAAATTACCATGATGTACAACAACATGGTCGAGCGCAGTCATTGGCTGTCAAAAGACCGATTCGTCAAGATCATGGGGTTCACGCACATGTTGCCAGGACCCGAGGCTCTGCAGTTGGCGATCTATGTGGGTTACCTCAAGAAAGGCGTTCTGGGCGGAATCATCGCAGGGCTGACGTTTATCATCCCTGGCGCGTTGATCATGGTCCTTCTCAGTCACTTGTATGTCACGTACGGAAATCTGCCCTTTGTGAATGACGTTCTGTATATCTTGAAGCCCGCCGTGCTTGGAATCATCGCCGCGGGAATCATCAAACTCGGTAAAGCCGCAATTACAAATGTTCGGCTCGCCGCGATATTGATCACAGCCACTCTAGCCATGCTCTTTCTCAAAATTGACTTTCTCGTCATCCTATTCCTTGCTGGGCTCGCAAACCTGCTCCTTACCATAAGACTGCCGAGTTTGAACTCAGCGATGGGTATGATGCCTGTTTTGATCGGAGGCTTGAAAGGCGGATTCTTCACCGATGAGAAATGGCTTCAAATGGTTTGGCTGTTCTTGAAAACAGGCTTATTCAGCTTTGGCGGCGCGTACGCCTCCCTTGCTTTTCTTCAGCGAGGCGCGGTTGACCAGTTTCACTGGCTGACCGCCGAACAACTTTTAGACGGCGTCGCGTTAAGTGTGGCTACCCCAGGACCATTTATGCTGTTCACAACGTTTGTCGGCTATTTGGCTGGCGGAATTACAGGCGCGGTGATTGCAACGTTCTTTGTTTTTCTTCCATCCTTCGTCTTTGTCTTATTGGGCGCGCGATATATCGAACAAGTACAAAATAACCGCTCTGTTCAGGCTTTTCTGGCAGGGATCAGCGCAGGCGTGGTTGGCGTCATCCTTGTTGTATCGTTTGATCTTATCCCAAGCGCGGTAGTCGGCGCGTCCAGTGTTATCATTGCGCTGCTTGCCTTTGCGTTGATTACATTTTTCAAAGCGGATGTAGCAAAGGTAGCGCTTGGAACAATTATCGCGGGAATAATTTACGCGGCGCTTCAATACATCTGA